From a single Novipirellula caenicola genomic region:
- a CDS encoding S1 RNA-binding domain-containing protein: MTVDLEAIARRGRCEESSLRIALPLIEQGYSPPFLARYRRDELGGLDEASLWALAEALQADRQLAARRAELLESWRATPIADPALGRAIEKANSKRMLERLGRRIKLESSEAVDSATRLAVRVLNPQKGDGDDLHAIAEQMETIDDANEASAKLEKSLAGRLAGDPRMINAAVQWLGKNAKIHVIEIHDPHSSADHDDDDAAGNAAKPGSTKSKKAKSTKSVDAKSATKDEAALTKVAEEKASEEKAAEEKVAAETTADGETAKAEPPAATSETAADPAAATTSDKPAATENAATEPVATESPAAEASSGEATAASTDTAPAETAAPESAGSAAGEATAAADASATTEAPATEPAVTEPAKSGEEAAASGDKPAEAKGSEPKAEKKSEPAPAKKQKKVSPRQRRRRWLMSVLKPLEGKRIPTNKLSSFQTVMLARALRSQVANCSFEYDANRLVAELQSTAERINPRLADMLRSILIENEADIRGAAEAAWWDELQERASTRLLGIAADHLRMQVNRSGVEAKVVMSIDAVGPRTAATAIVASDGRLLHCEDLPCQLSAGMRSQAVLRMGELIHAHHVDLIVISNGPARRGCLVAVSELVKQSPENSIRWTLADRSGADTYAGSQVADQEMRTTPRRFRSAAWVAFSVLQPAGAIAKVDPLKLRLGSFQRELSDQALMEVLDDVMVSGASRGGVDANAAPTSWLCRLPGVTPQVADALDAARRQELFKSREQIEELDAWGDQASTRQALPFLRVFGSDETLDGTLIHPEDYPLAKKLATALEIELPPATPPGYETPNFDEDALPKLSDAVEPVEASEESPSEDTTEEKPFGLTAELDAADAGSDAAATESPAASDAENKAEAESAGEASAASETADAESSAAEASEPEAALTDGGQSEGEQAETPAATDAAKPAEEAAVSMRVVRPRPEKAKIDKCIKEWQIGARRARQLVSWLCDPFGDSDVADGASNAVLTSMPNLKTLKPGDQVIGVVVGVMPFGVFVELAPDCSGLIHVSRVSEQFVEDLHEAIQVGDVITTWVTGIDTKRRRVALSAISPEREIELEELRRQRSDRPHRGQPSQNRGGANRGGGGGGARRSDSGPGGGPAAKGGRPDNRGGRGKAGAGSGGGQRGGRDGGRGRDHRGRDNRGGGRGKQAETYRVVSSKPVEPISDAMLKGDEPLRSFGDLLQFVSKDKGEPAKEVKPKKEKAEAKPEASAAAEPKEVTASAGGEKSSEPAAETAKSETAKPEAAKSETVKAESAEVSSTAAGDDPTSTSTDTSV; the protein is encoded by the coding sequence ATGACTGTCGATCTAGAAGCAATTGCCCGTCGCGGGCGTTGCGAAGAATCAAGTTTACGAATTGCGTTGCCCCTGATTGAACAAGGATACTCGCCGCCATTTTTGGCGCGGTATCGGCGTGATGAATTGGGTGGTTTGGACGAGGCCAGCTTGTGGGCGCTCGCCGAAGCGCTGCAGGCGGACCGTCAACTGGCCGCGCGCCGCGCCGAGTTGCTCGAAAGCTGGCGGGCAACCCCGATTGCCGACCCCGCACTGGGGCGGGCGATCGAAAAAGCCAATTCGAAACGGATGCTCGAGCGTTTGGGCCGACGCATCAAGCTGGAGTCGAGCGAGGCGGTCGATTCCGCGACGCGGCTGGCTGTCCGGGTGCTGAACCCACAAAAGGGTGACGGCGACGACTTGCACGCGATCGCCGAACAGATGGAAACGATCGACGATGCCAACGAAGCCAGTGCGAAGCTGGAAAAATCGTTGGCTGGCCGGTTGGCTGGCGATCCGCGGATGATCAATGCGGCCGTCCAGTGGCTGGGCAAAAATGCCAAAATCCACGTCATCGAAATCCATGATCCCCACTCCAGTGCCGATCACGATGACGACGACGCGGCTGGCAATGCGGCCAAGCCAGGGTCGACGAAGTCCAAGAAAGCAAAGAGCACCAAGTCGGTTGACGCCAAATCAGCGACCAAGGACGAAGCGGCGCTGACCAAGGTCGCCGAGGAAAAAGCGTCCGAGGAAAAGGCGGCTGAAGAAAAAGTCGCGGCGGAAACGACTGCCGATGGCGAGACCGCCAAGGCCGAACCGCCGGCGGCAACGAGCGAAACCGCAGCGGATCCCGCCGCGGCGACAACGTCGGACAAACCTGCCGCGACCGAGAACGCTGCGACTGAGCCAGTGGCTACGGAATCCCCTGCGGCTGAGGCCAGCAGCGGCGAAGCGACAGCAGCGAGCACGGACACTGCACCAGCTGAAACCGCGGCACCCGAGTCCGCAGGTTCCGCAGCAGGCGAAGCTACCGCTGCGGCGGATGCATCTGCGACGACCGAGGCTCCCGCAACCGAGCCCGCCGTAACGGAGCCAGCGAAGAGCGGCGAAGAGGCTGCGGCGAGCGGCGACAAGCCAGCTGAGGCGAAGGGCAGTGAGCCCAAGGCCGAGAAGAAGTCCGAGCCGGCTCCGGCTAAGAAACAAAAGAAAGTGTCGCCTCGACAACGTCGTCGTCGTTGGTTGATGAGCGTATTGAAGCCGCTGGAAGGCAAGCGAATTCCGACCAACAAGCTCAGTTCGTTCCAAACCGTGATGCTGGCTCGCGCTCTTCGCAGCCAGGTCGCAAACTGCTCGTTCGAGTACGATGCGAACCGTTTGGTTGCCGAGCTGCAGAGCACTGCCGAGCGAATCAATCCGCGTTTGGCCGACATGCTGCGAAGCATTCTGATTGAGAACGAAGCGGACATCCGCGGCGCGGCCGAAGCGGCGTGGTGGGATGAACTGCAAGAGCGTGCGTCCACTCGATTGCTGGGCATCGCGGCGGACCATCTGCGAATGCAAGTCAATCGCAGCGGCGTCGAAGCCAAAGTGGTGATGTCGATCGATGCGGTCGGACCTCGCACCGCAGCTACTGCGATCGTGGCAAGCGATGGGCGTTTGCTGCACTGCGAAGATTTGCCTTGCCAATTGTCCGCTGGCATGCGTTCGCAAGCGGTATTGCGAATGGGCGAACTGATTCACGCTCATCACGTGGATTTGATCGTGATCAGCAACGGCCCGGCTCGCCGAGGTTGTTTGGTGGCGGTCAGCGAATTGGTCAAACAATCGCCTGAAAATTCGATCCGCTGGACGTTGGCCGACCGTAGTGGTGCCGATACCTATGCGGGCAGCCAAGTTGCCGACCAAGAGATGCGAACGACGCCACGTCGATTCCGCAGTGCCGCTTGGGTGGCATTTTCGGTGCTGCAGCCTGCTGGTGCAATCGCCAAGGTCGATCCGCTGAAGTTGCGATTGGGTTCGTTCCAGCGCGAGCTGTCGGACCAAGCGTTGATGGAGGTGCTGGATGACGTGATGGTCAGCGGTGCGTCCCGCGGCGGTGTGGATGCTAACGCGGCACCGACATCGTGGTTGTGCCGATTGCCTGGCGTAACGCCACAAGTTGCCGACGCACTGGATGCGGCTCGACGCCAAGAGTTGTTCAAGTCACGTGAGCAAATCGAAGAGCTTGATGCATGGGGAGACCAAGCCTCGACGCGTCAAGCACTGCCGTTTTTGCGGGTGTTTGGCAGCGACGAAACGCTTGATGGCACGTTGATTCACCCCGAGGATTACCCGCTGGCGAAAAAGTTGGCGACGGCGCTCGAGATCGAATTGCCTCCGGCGACACCGCCTGGCTACGAGACTCCGAATTTTGACGAAGACGCGTTGCCGAAGTTGAGCGATGCTGTCGAGCCGGTCGAAGCGAGCGAGGAATCGCCAAGTGAAGATACGACCGAGGAGAAACCGTTTGGCTTGACCGCAGAACTGGACGCGGCAGACGCCGGCAGCGACGCGGCGGCAACCGAATCGCCAGCGGCGAGTGACGCTGAAAACAAGGCGGAAGCAGAGTCGGCGGGCGAAGCGTCCGCGGCATCGGAAACGGCGGATGCCGAGTCATCCGCTGCGGAAGCTTCCGAACCGGAAGCGGCCTTGACCGACGGTGGCCAGTCTGAAGGCGAACAAGCCGAAACTCCAGCAGCGACCGACGCGGCGAAGCCAGCCGAAGAGGCTGCGGTTTCGATGCGAGTGGTTCGGCCGCGACCTGAAAAGGCCAAGATCGACAAGTGCATCAAGGAATGGCAGATCGGTGCCCGCCGAGCTCGCCAATTGGTCAGTTGGTTGTGCGACCCGTTTGGCGATAGCGATGTTGCTGATGGGGCTTCGAACGCCGTTTTGACGTCGATGCCGAACTTGAAGACGCTGAAGCCTGGCGACCAAGTGATTGGTGTGGTGGTCGGAGTGATGCCGTTTGGCGTGTTCGTCGAACTGGCACCCGATTGCAGTGGATTGATCCACGTCAGCCGTGTTTCGGAGCAGTTTGTCGAAGATTTGCACGAGGCGATTCAAGTGGGTGACGTGATCACGACTTGGGTGACCGGAATCGATACCAAGCGTCGTCGGGTCGCGTTGAGCGCGATTTCGCCTGAGCGTGAAATCGAACTCGAAGAACTACGTCGTCAACGCAGCGATCGGCCTCATCGCGGACAGCCATCGCAGAATCGTGGCGGTGCAAACCGCGGCGGTGGCGGTGGTGGTGCGCGTCGCAGCGACTCGGGGCCTGGCGGCGGACCGGCTGCCAAGGGTGGCCGTCCGGATAACCGCGGTGGCCGCGGCAAGGCGGGTGCGGGAAGCGGCGGTGGACAACGCGGCGGTCGCGATGGCGGTCGCGGACGCGATCACCGTGGTCGCGACAATCGCGGCGGCGGACGTGGCAAGCAGGCCGAAACGTACCGGGTTGTCAGCAGCAAGCCGGTTGAACCGATTAGCGATGCGATGCTGAAGGGCGATGAGCCGTTGCGTTCGTTTGGCGATTTGCTGCAGTTTGTCTCCAAAGACAAAGGCGAGCCGGCGAAGGAAGTGAAGCCGAAGAAGGAAAAGGCAGAAGCGAAGCCGGAAGCATCGGCGGCTGCCGAGCCGAAGGAAGTGACTGCGTCGGCTGGCGGCGAGAAAAGTAGCGAACCCGCTGCGGAAACCGCGAAGTCGGAAACTGCCAAACCCGAGGCAGCGAAATCGGAAACGGTCAAAGCGGAGTCGGCGGAAGTATCATCGACCGCTGCTGGCGACGACCCCACCTCCACCTCCACGGACACATCGGTCTGA
- a CDS encoding DUF4142 domain-containing protein: protein MSKLRFSAAALSVAAFSGLSTAAAQTTLDQPGVPTSPPIVQPDQPGQPTTLPSQITDQPAGSQNDQSNQSDRYEARRVTTNSQQQQGPTVTQALVQKLIKANEAEIELAKLAQQKSDNQEVQKFAQMLIQDHQALNQTLQQHARSSQSGQSQTQQSTTGQSQTDQSQPGHTARTGSQPATHSQTTSDRMTQWGSQTVPKELCQIGEQAYDNALKMTKEMLNNYEGQDFNMAFLGQQTVAHTMLLAELQAIESNGPQSLQPIVQQASSKVQMHLDKTKQLAKKFEDDRTNPQSNSRDASRQ, encoded by the coding sequence ATGTCCAAGCTACGTTTCTCGGCCGCCGCGCTTTCGGTTGCGGCATTTTCGGGTCTTTCGACCGCCGCGGCGCAAACGACGCTCGACCAACCGGGCGTGCCAACCAGTCCGCCGATCGTTCAACCCGATCAGCCTGGTCAACCCACGACACTGCCAAGCCAGATCACCGATCAGCCAGCGGGATCGCAAAACGATCAAAGCAATCAAAGCGATCGCTATGAAGCACGCCGCGTCACAACAAATTCGCAGCAACAACAAGGCCCCACGGTCACGCAAGCCTTGGTGCAAAAATTGATCAAGGCCAACGAAGCGGAGATCGAACTTGCGAAACTGGCTCAGCAAAAGTCCGATAACCAAGAAGTCCAAAAATTCGCCCAAATGCTGATCCAAGATCACCAAGCGCTGAACCAAACGCTGCAGCAACATGCAAGAAGTTCCCAATCGGGCCAATCGCAAACACAGCAATCGACCACAGGCCAGTCGCAAACGGACCAATCACAGCCTGGGCACACCGCCCGCACGGGCAGCCAACCTGCCACTCATTCGCAAACCACCAGCGACCGGATGACCCAATGGGGCTCTCAAACCGTGCCAAAAGAGCTGTGCCAAATCGGCGAACAAGCCTACGACAATGCGCTGAAAATGACCAAAGAGATGCTGAACAACTATGAAGGCCAGGACTTCAACATGGCCTTCTTGGGTCAGCAAACCGTGGCTCACACGATGCTGTTGGCGGAACTGCAAGCGATCGAAAGCAATGGCCCGCAATCGCTGCAACCGATCGTCCAACAAGCTTCGAGCAAAGTCCAAATGCACTTGGACAAAACAAAGCAGCTGGCCAAGAAGTTCGAAGATGACCGAACCAACCCCCAATCGAACTCGCGTGACGCTTCGCGACAATAA
- a CDS encoding ferritin-like domain-containing protein, which produces MSMKTLADAFYDELRDALSAEKQLVKALPKLVKNASSDKLKKALENHLHETEQQVERVEKAFEETGKTARAKTCEAMKGLITEAEEMLKEEADPAVKDAVIIACAQKVEHYEIATYGTLCTWAKSLGYDNALKLLKQTIDEEETADKKLSELAESVNKDAMAVG; this is translated from the coding sequence ATGTCAATGAAAACACTTGCGGACGCATTTTACGACGAGCTTCGTGATGCACTGAGTGCCGAGAAACAGCTGGTCAAAGCGCTGCCAAAGCTGGTCAAAAACGCGTCATCGGACAAGCTGAAAAAGGCTCTCGAGAACCACCTGCATGAAACCGAGCAACAAGTCGAGCGAGTCGAGAAGGCGTTCGAGGAAACCGGCAAGACCGCGCGGGCAAAGACCTGCGAAGCGATGAAGGGCTTGATCACCGAAGCAGAAGAGATGCTCAAGGAGGAGGCCGATCCGGCGGTCAAGGACGCAGTGATTATCGCCTGTGCGCAAAAGGTCGAGCACTACGAGATCGCGACCTACGGAACGCTTTGTACGTGGGCCAAATCGCTCGGCTACGACAACGCGTTAAAGTTGTTGAAACAGACGATTGACGAAGAAGAGACCGCCGACAAGAAGTTGTCGGAACTGGCCGAGTCGGTCAACAAGGACGCAATGGCCGTCGGCTAA
- a CDS encoding GNAT family N-acetyltransferase: MHLSYRPIANSDLAFLNQVYASTRAEEVAMTGWPLKEQQQFLQMQFAAQHQYYQEHYSDAAFDLILVDGDPAGRLYLQRRQDEHRVVDIALLPEYRGKGIGHKIMQGILDEAAEAGLPVRIHVEHNNPAMHLYQRLGFQKMDDTGVYFLMERLPDQRLPEPGVRPSQDASVCQPHNGV; the protein is encoded by the coding sequence ATGCATCTCTCCTATCGCCCCATAGCGAATTCCGACTTGGCATTTCTCAATCAAGTGTATGCCAGCACGCGGGCAGAGGAGGTTGCGATGACAGGCTGGCCACTCAAAGAGCAGCAGCAGTTCCTGCAAATGCAATTTGCCGCTCAGCATCAGTATTACCAAGAACATTACTCGGATGCCGCGTTTGATTTGATTTTGGTCGATGGTGATCCTGCGGGGCGTCTGTATTTACAGCGCCGCCAGGACGAACATCGCGTAGTCGATATCGCACTGCTACCCGAATATCGTGGCAAAGGGATCGGCCACAAGATCATGCAAGGGATTCTCGACGAAGCCGCGGAAGCCGGGCTGCCGGTCCGCATCCACGTCGAACACAACAACCCGGCGATGCATCTGTATCAGCGACTGGGATTTCAAAAGATGGATGACACCGGGGTCTATTTCTTGATGGAACGATTGCCCGATCAACGACTGCCCGAGCCAGGCGTCCGGCCATCCCAGGACGCAAGCGTCTGTCAACCACACAACGGCGTGTGA
- a CDS encoding DUF6916 family protein, translating to MSLEMKTPRRDFLAATTAIAAACAASVQVSQGTASDDLVLTPQSRGSMTADDFSERIGQSFRVENAYGVRSRQQATLVLEQVIPHRHDPQRPEHLRPRGYSLVFSPQNNERLESQTHRFQTAGMAAFDMLLNQTTPPGAARIRYEVVVN from the coding sequence ATGTCTCTCGAGATGAAAACGCCGCGCCGTGACTTTCTTGCAGCCACCACCGCGATCGCAGCCGCTTGTGCGGCATCAGTTCAAGTTTCCCAGGGGACCGCAAGCGATGACCTTGTTCTCACGCCGCAGTCGCGGGGGAGCATGACGGCGGACGATTTCAGCGAACGGATCGGCCAGAGTTTTCGCGTTGAAAATGCCTACGGTGTCCGATCGAGACAACAGGCCACGCTGGTTCTCGAACAGGTGATTCCTCACCGACACGACCCGCAGCGTCCTGAGCATCTGCGTCCTCGCGGCTACTCCTTGGTCTTCTCACCGCAAAACAATGAGCGTCTCGAGAGCCAGACGCATCGTTTTCAGACCGCCGGCATGGCTGCATTTGATATGCTACTTAATCAAACTACCCCCCCCGGTGCCGCGCGTATCCGCTACGAGGTTGTAGTGAATTAG
- a CDS encoding phage tail protein, whose product MSEPFVAEIKIFAGNFAPRGYAFCNGQLLPISQNTALFSLIGTTYGGDGRTTTALPNLQGRAAMHHGRGPGLTDRRLGEKGGVEIVTLSETQMPNHNHRLTASGEAEGEDNDSAGNYTGQNGIYAPVANAQPMSDRSLANQGGNQPHNNMQPYLAMHYIIALTGTYPSRA is encoded by the coding sequence ATGTCTGAGCCCTTTGTCGCGGAAATCAAAATTTTTGCTGGTAACTTCGCTCCCCGTGGTTACGCATTTTGTAACGGTCAACTGCTGCCGATCAGCCAAAACACCGCATTGTTTTCACTCATCGGCACGACCTACGGCGGTGATGGGCGAACCACAACCGCTCTGCCAAATTTGCAAGGCCGCGCGGCAATGCATCATGGCCGCGGCCCCGGTCTGACCGATCGCAGATTAGGGGAAAAAGGAGGGGTTGAAATCGTCACCCTTAGCGAAACGCAAATGCCCAATCACAACCATCGGCTAACGGCCAGCGGCGAAGCGGAAGGAGAGGATAATGATTCTGCAGGAAACTATACCGGGCAAAATGGAATCTACGCGCCGGTCGCGAATGCTCAGCCGATGTCCGATCGGTCGCTTGCAAATCAAGGCGGCAATCAGCCCCACAACAATATGCAGCCCTACCTGGCAATGCATTACATCATCGCGCTAACCGGTACATATCCGAGTCGCGCCTGA
- a CDS encoding phage tail protein, whose translation MSEPYIGQIIMFAGNFAPRGWALCDGQLLAISSNDALFSLFGTIYGGDGRTTFGLPDLRGRLAMHAGSGPGLFDRRLGAKSGSESVTLTTPQLPPHRHQWKATSAVGNAGSPSGALLAQSQSDIYIDNIDDGASQLHNAVVASKGGSQSHTNLMPFLCINFIVALVGIYPSRS comes from the coding sequence ATGTCGGAACCCTACATCGGTCAAATCATAATGTTCGCAGGGAATTTTGCCCCGCGTGGCTGGGCACTATGCGACGGCCAACTGCTCGCAATTAGCAGTAACGATGCCCTCTTCTCTTTGTTCGGTACGATCTACGGCGGCGATGGCCGGACCACGTTCGGCTTACCCGACCTGCGTGGACGACTTGCCATGCATGCTGGCAGCGGGCCTGGGCTCTTCGATAGACGGCTCGGAGCAAAGTCGGGATCGGAATCCGTGACCTTGACCACGCCCCAACTTCCACCGCATCGGCACCAATGGAAAGCGACCAGTGCGGTTGGCAATGCGGGTTCGCCCTCCGGTGCACTGCTGGCACAGTCGCAATCCGATATCTATATCGACAATATCGACGATGGAGCGAGTCAACTGCATAACGCTGTCGTCGCGTCCAAGGGAGGCAGTCAATCGCACACAAATCTGATGCCGTTTTTGTGCATTAACTTCATAGTTGCCCTCGTTGGCATCTATCCGTCTCGAAGCTAA
- a CDS encoding phage tail protein, which produces MSEPFLAEVRIVGFNFPPRGNAFCDGQILPINQNQSLYSLLGTTYGGDGRTTFALPELRGRVPIHVGNSETAGSTNHPLGNKAGSQDVTLTLAQIPEHTHTVMGSGDMATTNNPDANMLATVAQNIYNNAASSPLVDLANEGNAMNSSIVGGGQSHLNEQPYLVVNFIIALQGLFPSRN; this is translated from the coding sequence ATGTCCGAGCCCTTTTTGGCGGAAGTGCGAATCGTCGGGTTCAACTTCCCTCCGCGAGGCAACGCATTTTGCGATGGCCAGATCCTGCCGATCAACCAGAACCAATCGTTGTATTCGCTGCTTGGCACGACTTACGGCGGTGATGGCCGCACCACGTTTGCGCTACCCGAATTGCGAGGCCGCGTACCGATTCATGTTGGCAACAGCGAAACGGCCGGCAGCACAAATCATCCGCTAGGAAACAAAGCGGGATCGCAAGATGTCACGCTGACGTTGGCCCAGATACCGGAACACACGCACACGGTGATGGGCAGCGGGGACATGGCGACCACCAATAACCCGGACGCTAATATGCTCGCGACCGTGGCCCAAAATATTTACAACAACGCCGCCTCGTCGCCTCTTGTCGATTTGGCAAACGAAGGCAATGCCATGAACTCTTCCATCGTTGGCGGAGGGCAATCTCATCTGAATGAGCAACCCTACCTCGTCGTGAATTTTATCATTGCACTACAAGGACTTTTCCCGTCTCGAAACTGA
- a CDS encoding DUF6916 family protein produces the protein MSVRNQSADAETPVLDKRPVFVLSTFTKHLDDRFVIRLDSGDSRSVQLVEASASPLNQSGDATNFCLVFHDSGASRANYLPQASYTLEHEQLGTLRLFLVPIGPSQHGEGISYEAVFATPT, from the coding sequence ATGAGTGTTCGAAATCAATCCGCGGATGCAGAAACACCAGTGTTGGATAAACGCCCCGTCTTTGTTCTCAGCACGTTTACGAAACATCTCGATGATCGCTTCGTGATTCGGCTGGACTCGGGGGACTCACGTTCGGTTCAGCTGGTCGAGGCCAGCGCAAGTCCTCTGAACCAATCCGGGGATGCCACCAACTTTTGTTTAGTCTTTCACGACTCCGGCGCATCGCGGGCTAACTATTTGCCTCAAGCCTCGTACACATTGGAACACGAACAACTCGGAACCCTCCGCTTGTTCCTGGTGCCAATCGGTCCCAGCCAACATGGCGAAGGAATCAGTTACGAAGCGGTTTTTGCCACTCCCACTTGA